A genomic segment from Segniliparus rotundus DSM 44985 encodes:
- a CDS encoding vitamin-B12 independent methionine synthase, with amino-acid sequence MSIAQLAAASSGFGGFPGRDAWEAARIVVGELSVPYMPLLPERGFWASDIGRTSALLTDFPVEAGPHGYRVAGRAGADLRRSQDFLDQDFDALEEVIERDGRAGSAVVAEAIGPVSLAAAIDLANGHQVLRDRGALRDLAASLHDGVRAHVAELRRRLRCDVVLRLNEPVLRDALRGEISTVSGLGTLPAVPTNAAVELLRPFTEAGAAGLVLSSVMSDSTLSVLRELPDVGVWAPSFQLSSRHYDQLGWLFEAGRTVGLGLVPSREPVLAPGQRVPSVKELLAPALTLVGQLGFPVSVLASTVHVTPVGDFDPNTGAWAARALKLTAQVAAALADAASGEG; translated from the coding sequence GTGAGCATTGCGCAGCTCGCCGCCGCGTCGAGCGGCTTCGGCGGATTTCCAGGTCGGGACGCGTGGGAGGCGGCCCGGATTGTCGTCGGCGAGCTCAGCGTCCCCTATATGCCGTTGCTGCCGGAACGAGGTTTCTGGGCTTCGGACATTGGCCGCACGAGCGCCCTGCTCACCGATTTCCCGGTCGAAGCCGGCCCGCACGGCTACCGGGTCGCTGGACGGGCGGGGGCTGATCTGCGGCGTTCACAGGATTTTCTCGACCAGGACTTCGACGCGCTCGAAGAGGTGATCGAGCGCGACGGGAGGGCTGGTTCGGCGGTGGTGGCGGAGGCGATCGGCCCGGTCTCGTTGGCGGCGGCGATCGACCTCGCGAACGGCCATCAGGTGCTGCGCGACCGAGGCGCGTTGCGCGACCTTGCTGCCTCCTTGCACGACGGTGTGCGCGCGCATGTTGCCGAGCTGCGGCGCAGGTTGCGCTGCGACGTCGTCCTGCGCTTGAACGAACCTGTTCTCCGTGACGCTCTGCGCGGCGAAATCTCGACCGTCAGCGGCCTCGGGACGTTGCCTGCCGTGCCGACCAATGCCGCTGTCGAGCTGCTGCGGCCGTTCACCGAGGCCGGCGCGGCGGGCCTGGTCCTTTCGAGTGTGATGTCCGACTCCACGCTGTCGGTGCTGCGGGAGCTGCCCGACGTCGGCGTGTGGGCCCCCTCGTTCCAGCTGTCCTCTCGGCATTACGACCAGCTGGGCTGGCTTTTTGAGGCTGGCCGCACAGTCGGCCTCGGCCTCGTTCCCTCGCGTGAGCCGGTGTTGGCGCCGGGGCAGCGCGTGCCGAGCGTCAAAGAACTGCTCGCGCCCGCGTTGACGTTGGTGGGCCAGCTCGGCTTCCCAGTGTCGGTGCTCGCGAGCACCGTGCATGTGACGCCTGTGGGAGATTTCGACCCGAACACTGGGGCCTGGGCTGCGCGCGCGCTCAAACTCACGGCGCAGGTCGCGGCGGCTTTGGCGGACGCCGCTTCGGGCGAGGGCTGA
- a CDS encoding peroxiredoxin, whose product MALLTIGDQFPAYKLQAVVPGDLSQVNAQKPDDYFTTVDSAENSGKWRIVFFWPKDFTFVCPTEIATFGKLNADFEDRDAIVHGVSVDNEFVHFQWRAQHDDLKKLPFPILSDLKRELATAAGVLNADGVADRATFIVDPNNEIQFVSVTAGSVGRNVEEVLRVLDALQSDELCACNWKKGDPTIQVKEALAEAVSA is encoded by the coding sequence ATGGCCCTGTTGACCATCGGCGACCAATTCCCTGCGTACAAGCTCCAGGCCGTCGTTCCCGGCGATTTGTCGCAGGTGAACGCCCAGAAGCCGGACGACTACTTCACCACGGTCGATTCCGCTGAGAACTCGGGCAAATGGCGGATCGTGTTCTTCTGGCCGAAAGACTTCACGTTTGTCTGCCCGACCGAGATCGCCACGTTCGGCAAGCTCAACGCCGACTTCGAAGACCGCGACGCCATCGTGCACGGTGTTTCCGTCGACAACGAGTTCGTCCACTTCCAGTGGCGCGCCCAGCACGACGACCTCAAAAAGCTCCCCTTCCCGATCCTGTCGGACCTCAAACGCGAGCTTGCGACTGCCGCCGGCGTGCTCAACGCGGACGGCGTCGCCGACCGCGCCACCTTCATCGTCGATCCGAACAACGAGATCCAGTTCGTCTCTGTGACCGCTGGCTCCGTCGGGCGCAACGTCGAAGAGGTGCTGCGGGTGCTCGACGCGTTGCAGTCCGACGAGCTGTGCGCCTGCAACTGGAAGAAGGGCGATCCGACGATCCAGGTCAAGGAGGCCCTCGCCGAGGCTGTGTCGGCATGA
- a CDS encoding carboxymuconolactone decarboxylase family protein produces the protein MSVEAVKEALPEHAKDLKLNLGSIVRSTVLSEQRLWGTILATAAASRSAKLLKEVSEDALDILSAEAAEAALGAAAVMGMNNVFYRTRGFLNGAYDDLRAGLRMNIIANPGVPKADFELWSLAVSAVNGCSHCVVSHEATLREEGVSREEILEAVKVGAILAGVGQALTTAQAL, from the coding sequence ATGAGCGTCGAGGCTGTCAAGGAGGCGTTGCCCGAGCACGCGAAAGACCTCAAGCTCAACTTGGGCTCCATCGTCCGCTCGACCGTCCTGTCAGAACAACGGCTTTGGGGCACGATCCTCGCGACGGCGGCCGCTTCTCGTTCGGCGAAGTTGCTGAAAGAAGTGTCCGAAGACGCGCTGGACATCCTCTCCGCAGAAGCGGCCGAGGCCGCGCTCGGCGCGGCGGCGGTCATGGGCATGAACAATGTGTTCTACCGCACCAGAGGCTTCCTCAACGGAGCCTACGACGACCTTCGCGCGGGGTTGCGGATGAACATCATCGCCAATCCCGGCGTCCCCAAGGCCGATTTCGAGCTGTGGTCGCTCGCGGTGTCCGCGGTGAACGGCTGCAGCCATTGCGTGGTCTCGCACGAGGCGACGCTGCGCGAGGAAGGGGTCTCCCGCGAGGAAATCCTGGAGGCGGTCAAGGTCGGGGCGATTCTCGCCGGTGTGGGCCAGGCCCTCACCACTGCGCAAGCGCTCTGA
- a CDS encoding SDR family oxidoreductase gives MAEPQNPPRLDGAIALVTGASRGIGAQTAVALAAKGATVVVNYREKRKRADQIVEQIRANGGAAAALGGDVTDEADRARLISKIREQYGSLDLLILNASGGLEPGAAADYPMLINRDAQTRLLEQALAIMPRGSRVVFVTSHQAHFYPHKPVPEQYKPIAESKRAGEDAVLARIPALERQGVSLVVVSGDMIEGTTMVMLLGRRNPEEVEARKTAAGGLPTVEEFAAEIVAEAEAHVPNGHVRYVGGADWVEELAGGS, from the coding sequence ATGGCCGAACCGCAGAACCCCCCGCGTCTCGACGGCGCAATCGCACTGGTCACCGGAGCGTCTCGGGGCATCGGAGCGCAGACCGCCGTCGCACTCGCGGCGAAAGGCGCCACGGTGGTCGTGAACTACCGGGAGAAGCGCAAACGCGCCGATCAGATCGTCGAACAGATCCGGGCGAACGGCGGCGCGGCGGCGGCCTTGGGCGGGGACGTCACCGACGAGGCCGACCGCGCACGGCTCATCTCGAAGATCCGAGAGCAGTACGGCTCCTTGGACCTTCTCATCCTCAACGCCTCAGGCGGACTCGAACCGGGGGCTGCCGCGGATTACCCCATGCTCATCAACCGCGACGCGCAGACGCGTCTGCTGGAACAAGCGCTGGCGATCATGCCGCGCGGTTCCCGTGTCGTGTTCGTCACGAGCCATCAAGCGCACTTCTACCCGCACAAACCCGTCCCCGAGCAGTACAAGCCCATCGCGGAGAGCAAGCGGGCGGGCGAGGACGCTGTGCTCGCCCGCATTCCGGCGCTGGAAAGACAAGGGGTGAGCCTCGTCGTGGTCTCTGGCGACATGATCGAAGGCACCACGATGGTCATGTTGCTCGGCCGGCGCAACCCCGAGGAGGTCGAAGCCCGCAAAACAGCGGCGGGCGGCCTGCCGACCGTGGAGGAGTTCGCAGCCGAGATAGTCGCCGAGGCCGAGGCGCACGTCCCCAACGGGCATGTCCGCTACGTCGGCGGCGCGGACTGGGTCGAAGAGTTGGCCGGGGGCAGCTGA
- the ligA gene encoding NAD-dependent DNA ligase LigA, producing the protein MSKGKAPARLDPAQRWRALADEIREHQFRYYVLDSPTVTDAQFDVLLRELQELEEEHPELASADSPTKLVGGAGFTTDFAEVGHIEPMLSLDNVFDEEGLLAWAQRTSNAAERAIRFECELKIDGLGVSLVYEHGRLARAATRGDGRTGEDVTLNVRTIGDVPHELRLAPGEAPPELLEVRGEVFFRLKDFEALNASLVAEGKPPFANPRNSAAGSLRQKNPAVTAKRNLTMLCHSFGATSSWKPATRSAAYEKLREWGLPVSEYNTTLDTPEAVLEHIRAWGNRRAEIAYEIDGLVVKVEEMDLYGQLGHTSRAPRWAIAYKYPPQEVQTKLRDIRVNVGRTGRVTPFAFMDPVLVAGSTVSLATLHNASEVERKGVLIGDTVVLRKAGDVIPEVLGPVAALRDGTERQFVMPDVCPECGTKLAPAKESDVDIRCPNARTCPAQLRERVFHVAGRGAFDIEALGYEAATDLLKHQVIEDEGDLFDLDEQRLLRTEIFVNTSGKNAGKLSANGQKLLHNLEQAKNRDLWRVLVALSIRHVGPTAARALATRFGSVDAIFSADEQTLAEVDGVGPTIAASVIEWFQVDWHRSILARWAAAGVKMAEEREELPQTLAGLTIVVTGSLEGFTRESVQEAIIARGGKASGSVSKKTSYVVAGEGGGSKREKAEQLGVPVIDEAAFLKLLRGEQL; encoded by the coding sequence ATGAGCAAAGGCAAGGCGCCCGCGCGGCTCGACCCCGCGCAGCGGTGGCGTGCGCTGGCCGACGAGATCCGCGAGCACCAGTTCCGGTATTACGTGCTGGACTCGCCGACGGTCACCGACGCGCAGTTCGACGTGCTCTTGCGCGAGTTGCAGGAACTTGAGGAGGAGCACCCCGAGCTCGCGTCGGCGGATTCGCCGACCAAACTTGTCGGCGGGGCGGGTTTCACCACTGATTTCGCCGAGGTCGGACATATCGAGCCGATGTTGTCCCTGGACAATGTCTTCGACGAGGAGGGCCTGCTCGCTTGGGCGCAACGGACGTCGAACGCCGCGGAGCGGGCGATCCGGTTCGAGTGCGAACTGAAGATCGACGGCCTCGGGGTGAGCCTCGTGTATGAGCACGGCCGCCTTGCGCGGGCCGCCACCAGAGGCGACGGCAGGACCGGGGAGGACGTGACTCTGAACGTGCGCACCATTGGCGATGTGCCGCACGAATTGCGCCTGGCGCCAGGGGAGGCCCCGCCAGAGCTGCTCGAAGTTCGCGGCGAGGTGTTCTTCCGGCTCAAGGACTTCGAAGCGCTCAACGCCTCGCTGGTCGCGGAGGGCAAACCCCCGTTCGCGAACCCCCGCAACAGCGCAGCGGGCTCCTTGCGGCAAAAGAACCCTGCCGTCACCGCCAAACGCAATCTGACGATGCTGTGCCACAGCTTCGGCGCGACGAGCTCCTGGAAACCGGCCACTCGCAGCGCCGCGTACGAAAAGCTCCGCGAATGGGGGCTGCCGGTCTCGGAGTACAACACCACGCTCGACACCCCCGAGGCTGTGTTGGAGCACATCCGCGCCTGGGGGAACAGACGCGCCGAGATCGCCTACGAGATCGACGGCCTCGTCGTGAAGGTGGAAGAGATGGACCTGTACGGCCAGCTCGGCCACACCTCGCGCGCGCCGAGATGGGCCATCGCCTACAAATACCCGCCCCAAGAAGTGCAGACCAAGCTCCGCGACATCCGGGTGAATGTGGGCCGCACGGGCCGGGTCACCCCGTTCGCGTTCATGGACCCGGTCCTCGTGGCCGGGTCCACGGTCAGCCTCGCGACGCTGCACAACGCCTCCGAAGTGGAGCGCAAAGGCGTGCTCATCGGCGACACGGTCGTGCTCCGCAAAGCCGGCGATGTGATTCCCGAGGTCTTGGGCCCGGTGGCGGCGTTGCGCGACGGGACAGAGCGGCAGTTCGTCATGCCGGACGTCTGCCCGGAATGCGGCACAAAGCTCGCCCCGGCGAAGGAGTCCGACGTCGACATCCGATGCCCGAACGCCCGCACATGTCCCGCGCAGCTGCGCGAGCGGGTGTTCCACGTCGCAGGCCGAGGAGCGTTCGACATCGAGGCTCTCGGCTACGAGGCCGCGACCGACTTGCTCAAACACCAGGTCATCGAGGACGAGGGGGATCTGTTCGACCTCGACGAGCAACGGCTGCTGCGCACGGAGATCTTCGTCAACACATCGGGAAAGAACGCGGGCAAGCTCTCTGCGAACGGCCAGAAGCTTCTGCACAACCTCGAACAGGCGAAAAACCGCGACCTGTGGCGTGTGCTCGTCGCGCTCTCCATCCGCCACGTCGGCCCCACCGCCGCCCGCGCCCTCGCGACGAGGTTCGGGTCTGTGGACGCGATTTTTTCGGCGGACGAACAGACCCTGGCCGAAGTGGACGGCGTCGGCCCCACCATCGCCGCTTCGGTCATCGAATGGTTCCAGGTGGACTGGCACCGCTCCATCCTCGCGCGATGGGCCGCGGCAGGGGTGAAGATGGCCGAGGAACGAGAGGAGTTGCCGCAGACGCTCGCTGGCCTGACCATCGTGGTCACGGGCTCCTTGGAGGGGTTCACCAGGGAGAGCGTCCAAGAGGCGATCATCGCGCGCGGCGGCAAAGCTTCCGGCTCGGTCTCCAAAAAAACCTCGTACGTGGTCGCTGGTGAGGGCGGGGGCTCCAAGCGCGAGAAAGCGGAGCAACTCGGCGTGCCGGTCATCGACGAGGCGGCCTTCCTGAAACTTCTGCGAGGAGAACAACTGTGA
- the hydA gene encoding dihydropyrimidinase: protein MSTMLIHGGLVVTPNGKHHADVLIDGERVAALLAPGSAVLGSDLKSTVDAVVDATGKYLIPGGIDAHTHMQMPFGGTQASDTFATGTQAAAWGGTTTIVDFAIQKPGERVLDALQAWHRKADGQCAVDYGFHQILGGVDEDALASLEALVAEGVTSVKLFMAYPGVFYSDDAQILKTMQRNAELGVLTMMHAENGIAIDELVRQALAKGQTDPVHHGLTRPWQFEEEATHRAIRLADVARAPLYVVHVSARQAMARIAEARSSGQNVFGETCPHYLWLSLEEQLGAPGFDGAKWVCSTPLRPRAEGHQDGLWQHLRAGEVTAVATDHCPFCRNQKELGVGDFSKIPNGIGSVEHRIDLIYQGVASGKITAEQWVRVCSTEPARMFGLYPRKGVIAPGSDADIVLYDPKGTTQIGVGKTHHMNMDYSAYEGWEVQGKVDTVISRGSVLVANGVFHGRAGHGKYLQRGHAQNLV, encoded by the coding sequence GTGAGCACCATGCTGATCCACGGCGGCCTTGTGGTCACGCCGAACGGCAAGCACCACGCCGACGTGCTCATCGACGGGGAGCGCGTCGCCGCCCTCCTCGCCCCCGGCTCCGCCGTTCTGGGCTCGGACCTGAAAAGCACCGTTGACGCCGTTGTCGACGCCACAGGCAAATATCTCATCCCTGGCGGGATCGACGCCCACACGCACATGCAGATGCCGTTCGGCGGCACGCAAGCGTCGGACACCTTCGCGACCGGAACCCAGGCCGCGGCCTGGGGCGGCACGACCACCATTGTCGATTTCGCCATTCAAAAGCCGGGCGAGCGCGTTCTCGACGCGCTGCAAGCCTGGCACCGCAAGGCCGACGGGCAATGCGCCGTGGACTACGGCTTCCACCAGATCCTCGGCGGCGTGGACGAGGACGCCCTGGCGTCGCTCGAAGCCCTTGTCGCGGAGGGCGTCACGAGTGTGAAACTCTTCATGGCGTACCCCGGCGTGTTCTACAGCGACGACGCGCAGATCCTCAAGACGATGCAGCGCAATGCCGAACTCGGCGTCCTCACCATGATGCACGCCGAGAACGGGATCGCCATTGACGAACTGGTGCGCCAAGCCCTCGCCAAAGGCCAGACCGACCCGGTGCACCACGGTCTGACCCGGCCGTGGCAGTTCGAGGAAGAGGCGACCCATCGCGCGATCCGCCTCGCCGACGTGGCAAGGGCCCCGCTGTACGTCGTCCACGTCTCGGCCCGTCAGGCGATGGCGCGCATCGCCGAGGCCCGCTCGTCGGGGCAGAACGTCTTCGGGGAAACCTGCCCGCACTACCTGTGGCTCTCCCTGGAGGAGCAGCTGGGCGCGCCGGGGTTCGACGGCGCGAAATGGGTCTGCTCGACACCGCTGCGCCCGAGGGCCGAGGGCCATCAGGACGGCCTCTGGCAGCATCTGCGGGCAGGGGAGGTGACCGCGGTGGCAACCGACCATTGCCCGTTCTGCCGCAACCAGAAAGAGCTCGGCGTCGGCGACTTCTCGAAGATCCCCAACGGGATCGGCTCGGTCGAACACCGCATCGACCTCATCTACCAAGGCGTCGCCTCTGGCAAGATCACCGCGGAGCAGTGGGTCCGGGTCTGCTCGACCGAGCCTGCCCGGATGTTCGGCCTGTATCCGCGCAAAGGCGTGATCGCCCCTGGCTCTGACGCGGACATCGTTCTCTACGACCCCAAAGGCACGACGCAGATCGGGGTCGGCAAGACGCACCACATGAACATGGACTACTCCGCCTATGAGGGCTGGGAGGTCCAGGGCAAGGTGGACACGGTCATCTCCCGAGGCTCTGTGCTCGTTGCCAACGGGGTGTTCCACGGCCGAGCGGGCCACGGGAAGTACCTCCAGCGCGGCCACGCCCAAAACCTTGTGTGA